In Tolypothrix sp. NIES-4075, the following proteins share a genomic window:
- a CDS encoding DUF2288 domain-containing protein translates to MQDLKAELTQNLDEAEWEWLIPHVQRDAVILVPIELDLLNVGIAIASDNTPQVQQWIDEQLLAKPSVAQIGEWNGDRAKRFNTLIVQPYVLIQEK, encoded by the coding sequence ATGCAAGATTTAAAAGCCGAATTAACCCAAAATCTAGATGAGGCAGAGTGGGAGTGGTTAATTCCTCACGTACAGCGTGATGCGGTGATATTAGTGCCAATTGAACTAGACTTGCTCAATGTGGGAATAGCGATCGCTAGCGATAATACCCCTCAAGTACAGCAATGGATTGATGAACAATTGCTTGCTAAACCCTCAGTTGCACAAATTGGCGAATGGAATGGCGATCGCGCAAAGCGATTTAATACTCTGATTGTACAACCATACGTTCTCATTCAAGAAAAATAA
- a CDS encoding YdcF family protein — protein sequence MVIALPLLMWLGYKEVKSQVVQPQAVLVLGGSTARLEREKFTADFARKNPNLPIWITGGSPKKTTERVFAKAGVDPRRLHLDYEAVDTVTNFTTLVDDLEKRGIKSVYLITSDYHMRRACVIGEIVLGSRGIIFKPVSVPSERSPEPIEKSVRDGARALVWMTTGYTGADEAKNKR from the coding sequence ATGGTTATTGCCCTACCGCTGTTGATGTGGTTGGGATATAAGGAAGTTAAAAGCCAAGTTGTACAACCCCAAGCGGTCTTAGTTTTGGGTGGTTCGACTGCCAGATTAGAACGAGAGAAGTTTACAGCAGATTTTGCCCGTAAGAATCCAAATTTACCAATTTGGATTACTGGTGGTAGCCCAAAAAAGACTACTGAAAGAGTGTTTGCTAAAGCCGGAGTTGATCCCCGACGTTTACACCTGGACTATGAAGCGGTAGATACAGTTACAAATTTTACCACATTGGTGGATGATTTGGAAAAACGCGGCATTAAGAGTGTGTATTTGATTACGTCAGATTATCATATGCGCCGCGCCTGTGTGATCGGGGAGATTGTCTTAGGTAGTCGAGGGATTATATTTAAACCAGTGTCGGTTCCTTCAGAGCGATCGCCTGAACCAATCGAAAAATCAGTCCGCGATGGTGCTAGAGCTTTAGTTTGGATGACAACTGGCTACACGGGGGCAGATGAAGCAAAAAATAAGCGGTGA
- a CDS encoding tocopherol cyclase family protein — protein sequence MLSISTNPFKSTQTPHSGYHWDRSSRRFFEGWYYRVTIPEIKQTFAFMYSIEDPIGGKPHSGGAAQILGLNDEYLLRTFPDVNKFWAKNNVLALGHWGKTDLQSQPLYLLSAEFDRYIQEGYQATATLNQGIIRDPATGNYCRWQYEIQPVYGWGNKGQLQQSTAGIVSFLPIFEPGWQILMAHGLASGWIDWNGKIYEFTNAPAYSEKNWGGAFPQKWFWLNCNSFEGEPDLALTAGGGRRGVLWWMESVAMIGLHYQDKFYEFVPWNSQVSWNIQPWGRWQMQARNLNYEIELTGTTHLPGTPLRAPTANGLIFCCRDTMQGKLDLELREVSGTKSKTILKAHSFLCGLEVGGGSWDDSWQSS from the coding sequence ATGTTATCTATTTCCACAAATCCTTTTAAGTCAACTCAAACCCCCCACAGCGGCTATCATTGGGATCGCAGTAGCAGACGCTTCTTTGAAGGTTGGTATTATCGCGTAACCATACCAGAAATTAAGCAAACTTTCGCCTTTATGTACTCTATCGAAGACCCCATCGGCGGTAAACCCCACAGCGGTGGTGCAGCGCAAATCCTCGGTCTCAATGATGAATATTTGTTGCGGACTTTCCCGGATGTTAATAAATTTTGGGCAAAAAACAATGTCTTGGCTTTAGGTCATTGGGGTAAAACTGATTTACAAAGTCAACCCTTATACCTTTTAAGTGCAGAGTTCGATCGCTATATTCAAGAAGGTTATCAAGCTACAGCCACCTTAAATCAAGGAATAATTCGCGATCCAGCTACAGGTAATTATTGCCGTTGGCAGTATGAAATTCAACCAGTATACGGCTGGGGAAATAAAGGACAATTACAACAATCTACGGCAGGCATTGTGTCCTTTCTGCCGATATTTGAACCGGGATGGCAAATTTTGATGGCTCACGGTTTGGCTAGCGGTTGGATTGACTGGAATGGTAAAATCTACGAATTCACCAACGCCCCAGCTTACAGCGAGAAAAATTGGGGTGGTGCTTTTCCGCAAAAATGGTTTTGGTTGAATTGTAATAGCTTTGAAGGCGAACCGGACTTAGCATTAACCGCAGGTGGTGGAAGACGCGGTGTGCTGTGGTGGATGGAATCTGTCGCTATGATTGGTTTGCATTATCAAGATAAGTTTTATGAATTTGTTCCTTGGAATTCACAAGTTTCTTGGAATATTCAGCCTTGGGGTAGATGGCAAATGCAAGCGCGAAACTTAAATTATGAAATTGAATTAACAGGAACTACGCATCTACCAGGTACACCACTGCGTGCGCCCACCGCCAACGGTTTGATATTCTGTTGTCGGGACACTATGCAAGGAAAACTCGATTTAGAGTTACGCGAAGTAAGTGGAACAAAATCCAAAACAATCCTGAAAGCACATAGTTTTCTCTGTGGATTAGAAGTAGGCGGCGGTTCTTGGGACGATTCGTGGCAGTCTAGCTAA
- a CDS encoding J domain-containing protein, giving the protein MSDDNPLPHLRLDIHHAYEILGLKPGASQKEVKQAYRKLVKVWHPDRFFSQQEKQKAEERIKKINEAYNQLKSYQPIAANESSANYTEIHIHRFDAEAFYELGRENVRKRMYQEAIANFTHAIRLNPKYIKAYKYRGLICSELGYEYRATADLNKAAELEWQLKYPGTKPTPSPKSVSKPASLKHRFCQKIKKLLRFRRKT; this is encoded by the coding sequence ATGTCTGACGACAACCCGCTACCGCATCTACGTCTGGATATTCATCATGCTTATGAAATTCTTGGTTTAAAACCTGGTGCATCTCAGAAAGAAGTGAAGCAAGCTTACCGCAAGCTTGTTAAAGTTTGGCATCCAGATCGCTTTTTTAGTCAACAGGAAAAGCAGAAAGCTGAGGAAAGAATCAAAAAAATTAACGAAGCTTACAACCAATTAAAGTCTTATCAGCCGATCGCAGCAAATGAATCTTCAGCAAATTATACAGAAATTCACATTCATCGCTTTGATGCGGAGGCATTCTATGAATTGGGAAGGGAGAATGTCAGGAAAAGAATGTATCAAGAAGCGATCGCCAATTTTACCCACGCTATTCGCCTGAATCCCAAATATATTAAAGCATACAAATATCGAGGGCTAATTTGTTCGGAGCTTGGATATGAGTATAGAGCCACAGCTGATTTAAATAAAGCGGCAGAGTTGGAATGGCAATTAAAATACCCAGGTACAAAACCCACACCATCACCAAAATCTGTATCAAAGCCTGCATCACTTAAACATCGATTTTGTCAGAAGATAAAAAAGTTACTGCGGTTTAGGCGAAAGACTTAG
- a CDS encoding WD40 repeat domain-containing protein: MQDLIPVHTLKGHSEKVISVVFSADGQILASGSKDKTVKIWHLAKKEPETLKGHGESSWSGSVNSVAFSPDSKKLASASDDKTVKLWDVLTAKEICTFTGHEENVCCVAFSPDGKTLASGSKDKTVKLWSLDTEKEIYTLKVHSDDVLCVAFSPDGKILASGGAGNDKTINIWHLAKQKILTLKGHSDWFGGINSIAFSPNGKILASGSKDKTIKLWQVDTGKEICTLTGHCDDVCSVAFSPNGKILASGSKDKTIKLWQVDTGKEIYTFTAQEAVYSIAFNPDGKTLASGSKDKTITLLPCE; this comes from the coding sequence ATGCAAGACTTAATACCTGTACATACTCTCAAAGGGCATTCAGAAAAGGTTATATCCGTTGTCTTCAGCGCTGATGGGCAAATATTAGCTAGTGGCAGTAAAGATAAAACCGTAAAAATTTGGCACTTGGCAAAAAAGGAACCCGAAACTCTCAAAGGACACGGAGAATCCTCTTGGTCTGGAAGCGTTAATTCAGTAGCTTTTAGCCCCGATAGCAAGAAATTAGCTAGTGCTAGTGATGACAAAACTGTTAAATTATGGGATGTGCTTACCGCAAAAGAAATTTGTACCTTCACCGGACATGAAGAAAATGTTTGCTGTGTTGCCTTTAGTCCAGATGGAAAGACTTTAGCCAGTGGTAGTAAAGATAAAACAGTCAAACTTTGGTCATTAGACACAGAAAAAGAAATATACACCTTAAAAGTGCATTCAGATGACGTTTTGTGCGTTGCTTTCAGTCCGGATGGAAAGATTTTAGCCAGTGGTGGTGCTGGGAATGACAAAACCATCAACATTTGGCATCTGGCTAAACAGAAAATTCTTACCCTTAAAGGTCATTCCGACTGGTTTGGGGGGATAAATTCCATTGCCTTCAGTCCAAACGGCAAGATTTTAGCCAGTGGTAGTAAAGATAAGACTATCAAGCTATGGCAAGTCGATACAGGCAAGGAAATCTGCACCCTAACTGGACATTGTGATGATGTTTGTTCTGTGGCTTTCAGTCCAAATGGCAAGATTTTAGCTAGTGGTAGTAAAGATAAGACTATCAAGCTATGGCAAGTGGATACGGGCAAGGAAATCTATACTTTTACAGCACAAGAAGCCGTGTATTCCATTGCCTTTAATCCTGATGGTAAGACGCTTGCTAGTGGCAGTAAAGATAAAACTATTACGCTATTGCCCTGTGAGTGA
- a CDS encoding metallophosphoesterase yields the protein MHWLLTGPLRVDNLTIKIGELPTSLEGTKLVQLSDFHYDGLRLSEEMLEKAIAFSNEAEPDLVVLTGDFVTDDPTPIHQLVHRLKHLQSRCGIYAVLGNHDIHYNKSKTEITTALNSIGIHVLWNEIAYPLGKELPLVGLADYWSREFNPAPVMNQIDSATPRIVLSHNPDTAKILQQWRVDLQLSGHTHGGHIVIPGIGPVIVYYKKFLKILPKKLRRWVPILRGDCSKVVRYWEWAQGFHHVGENQLYVNRGLGTYFPGRLFCPPEVTVITLIS from the coding sequence ATGCATTGGTTGTTAACAGGACCTTTAAGAGTAGATAACCTGACGATAAAGATAGGGGAACTTCCAACATCTTTAGAAGGCACAAAACTAGTGCAATTGTCAGATTTTCACTACGATGGTTTGCGGTTAAGTGAAGAAATGTTAGAAAAAGCGATCGCTTTCAGTAACGAAGCCGAACCCGATTTAGTTGTATTAACCGGCGACTTCGTAACCGACGATCCTACCCCAATTCATCAACTAGTACATCGACTCAAACATCTGCAAAGTCGCTGTGGTATCTATGCCGTACTAGGCAACCACGATATACATTACAACAAATCCAAAACAGAAATTACCACCGCATTAAATAGCATCGGGATTCATGTTCTTTGGAATGAAATCGCCTATCCCCTAGGAAAAGAATTACCATTAGTAGGACTAGCCGATTATTGGTCAAGAGAATTCAATCCCGCACCAGTAATGAATCAAATAGATTCTGCAACACCTCGCATCGTCTTATCGCATAATCCAGATACAGCCAAGATATTGCAACAATGGCGAGTAGACTTGCAACTATCAGGTCATACCCACGGTGGTCACATCGTCATTCCTGGCATTGGTCCGGTGATAGTTTATTATAAAAAATTTCTAAAAATACTTCCCAAAAAACTGCGGCGTTGGGTGCCCATTTTGCGCGGAGACTGTTCTAAAGTAGTGCGATATTGGGAATGGGCGCAAGGTTTTCATCATGTAGGAGAAAATCAATTATACGTCAATCGCGGCTTAGGAACTTATTTCCCCGGACGCTTATTTTGTCCACCAGAAGTTACTGTAATTACGTTAATTAGTTAA
- a CDS encoding metallophosphoesterase produces the protein MHWLLSGPLSVEKLTVKIAGLPASLQNLKLVQMSDFHYDGLRLSERMLDKAIALSNEAEPDLVLLTGDYITTTPTPIHQLVLRLKHLQSRAGIYAILGNHDIHYRNSKAEVTAALTSIGINVLWNEIAYPVGKELPIVGLSDRYSREFNPALVMNQLDPATPCIVLSHNPDTAEILQQWRVDLQLSGHTHGGQIIIPKMGPALLYHRKVLRKIPMKIRRRVPCLRKEHSVVRHWEWAQGLHQVGKNQLYVNRGLGTYFPGRLFCPPEVTVITLEG, from the coding sequence ATGCACTGGTTGTTATCTGGACCGTTGAGTGTAGAGAAATTGACGGTTAAGATTGCTGGTTTACCCGCATCATTACAAAACTTAAAGCTGGTGCAGATGTCAGATTTTCACTATGATGGTTTGCGGCTGAGTGAGAGAATGTTAGATAAAGCGATCGCTCTCAGTAACGAAGCCGAACCAGATTTAGTATTATTAACCGGCGACTACATCACCACCACCCCAACACCAATTCACCAACTGGTGCTAAGACTCAAACATTTACAAAGTCGCGCCGGAATATATGCTATACTAGGAAACCACGACATACATTATCGCAACTCCAAAGCCGAAGTTACAGCCGCCCTCACCAGTATAGGAATTAATGTTTTGTGGAATGAAATCGCCTATCCAGTAGGAAAAGAACTACCAATAGTCGGATTAAGCGATCGCTACTCACGAGAATTTAATCCTGCACTAGTTATGAACCAACTAGATCCGGCGACACCTTGCATTGTATTATCCCACAATCCAGACACAGCCGAGATATTGCAACAATGGCGAGTAGATTTGCAACTATCAGGTCATACTCACGGCGGTCAAATCATCATTCCGAAAATGGGTCCCGCGCTGCTTTATCATCGCAAAGTCCTGCGAAAAATACCAATGAAAATACGGCGACGAGTTCCATGTTTGCGAAAAGAACACTCAGTAGTCCGCCATTGGGAATGGGCACAAGGATTGCATCAAGTCGGAAAAAATCAATTATACGTCAATCGCGGCTTAGGAACTTATTTCCCAGGACGTTTATTTTGCCCCCCAGAAGTTACAGTAATTACCTTAGAGGGTTAG
- a CDS encoding orange carotenoid protein N-terminal domain-containing protein, with amino-acid sequence MTFATDDKTKQAVEQFRGFDVDTKLGVLWFGYLDIKQQLIPANQTSAQETAAAEYDAIKAMDHQQQLQAMRDIASGADSDISHAYKSLSSSAKIDVWLRLSQGMEEGVIIPMPSDYQPPENTKQFVDTIKGLDFEKRVDFTRSIVMEMGAKS; translated from the coding sequence ATGACTTTTGCAACTGATGACAAGACCAAACAAGCTGTAGAACAGTTTCGCGGCTTTGATGTAGATACTAAACTGGGCGTATTGTGGTTTGGTTACTTAGATATTAAACAACAACTGATACCAGCAAACCAGACTTCTGCTCAAGAAACTGCTGCTGCTGAATATGATGCGATTAAAGCAATGGATCACCAGCAACAACTACAAGCTATGCGTGACATTGCTAGTGGTGCAGATAGTGATATTAGCCATGCGTATAAATCTTTGAGTTCTAGCGCTAAAATTGATGTTTGGCTGCGACTGTCTCAAGGTATGGAAGAAGGCGTTATTATACCAATGCCATCTGATTACCAACCGCCTGAAAATACCAAGCAGTTTGTCGATACTATCAAGGGCTTGGATTTTGAAAAGCGCGTAGACTTCACCCGTAGTATTGTAATGGAAATGGGCGCTAAGTCTTAG
- the gcvT gene encoding glycine cleavage system aminomethyltransferase GcvT → MANQEEIIVTLAQTPLYQLAVELKARLTSFGGWEMPVQFTGISREHEAVRNAAGMFDISHMGKFTLEGKSVISQLQGLVPSDLSRLQPDQAQYTVLLNERAGIIDDIIIYNQGEDSTTGIEKAVIIVNAATTGKDKAWLLQNLDTEEVNFQDLSLQKVLIAVQGPKASSILQQFVSADLTTVKAFGHLEATIFGKSAFLARTGYTGEDGFEVMLDPDVGVELWQNLIKAGVIPCGLGARDTLRLEAAMALYGQDIDENTTPLEAGLGWLVHLDRKGDFIGRSILEQQKADGVQRRLIGLQMQGRNIARHGYQILSAGKVVGEVTSGTLSLTLGYPISLGYVPTELGSVGQQLEVEIRGKAYPAVVVKRPFYRSKNRLI, encoded by the coding sequence GTGGCTAATCAAGAAGAAATTATCGTTACCCTGGCACAAACTCCTTTATATCAACTTGCTGTGGAACTGAAAGCAAGATTAACCAGCTTTGGTGGTTGGGAAATGCCTGTACAATTTACTGGTATCAGTCGGGAACATGAAGCGGTGAGAAATGCTGCGGGAATGTTTGATATTTCCCACATGGGTAAGTTTACATTAGAAGGTAAAAGCGTAATTTCCCAGCTTCAGGGTTTGGTTCCCTCAGATTTGAGTCGCTTGCAACCAGATCAAGCGCAATATACTGTGTTGTTAAATGAAAGAGCGGGAATTATTGACGACATCATTATATATAATCAAGGTGAAGACAGCACAACAGGCATAGAAAAAGCTGTAATTATAGTCAATGCGGCAACCACAGGCAAAGACAAAGCATGGTTATTGCAAAACCTGGACACTGAAGAAGTGAATTTTCAAGACTTGTCACTACAAAAAGTCTTAATTGCCGTCCAGGGACCAAAAGCAAGCAGCATTCTTCAGCAATTTGTGTCAGCAGACTTAACTACAGTCAAAGCATTTGGTCATTTGGAAGCAACTATATTCGGGAAATCGGCATTTCTTGCCCGTACAGGTTACACGGGAGAAGATGGATTTGAGGTGATGCTAGATCCAGATGTGGGGGTCGAGTTGTGGCAAAATCTGATCAAAGCTGGTGTGATTCCTTGTGGACTTGGTGCAAGAGACACTTTGCGACTAGAAGCGGCAATGGCACTTTATGGACAAGATATCGATGAAAACACCACACCTTTAGAAGCGGGTTTGGGTTGGTTGGTTCATCTGGATCGCAAAGGTGATTTTATCGGACGTTCAATTTTAGAACAGCAGAAAGCTGATGGAGTGCAGCGTCGGTTGATCGGTTTGCAAATGCAAGGACGTAATATTGCTCGTCACGGCTATCAAATATTATCAGCAGGTAAAGTAGTGGGGGAAGTCACCAGTGGAACTTTATCACTTACACTTGGTTATCCCATCTCCCTTGGTTACGTTCCCACTGAGTTAGGAAGTGTTGGTCAGCAGCTAGAAGTCGAAATTCGCGGCAAAGCTTACCCCGCAGTTGTGGTGAAACGTCCGTTTTATCGCTCAAAAAATCGTCTGATTTAG
- a CDS encoding NB-ARC domain-containing protein, whose protein sequence is MLADTNQPVAITAKNRHVGVQGMGGIGKTVLATALARDEEVRQAFPDGVIWITFGQTPQILTLQSDVVKALGDKQASFTEINSGKTQLRKLLTGKSCLLILDDVWNLNDASAFDVLEKPCQMLITTRDAGIITGLGGEEYQLSILNEQQALALLADWANQAVETLPPTAQEVAHECGYLPLALSMVGAMMRGKPTNRWQNILEKLRCADLEKIRQQFPDYPYPDLLKAIQVSVEALEPEERERYLDFAVFAEDTAIPEAVLQTFWEPLGLDEFDTQDVIDKLVSKSLMSRDEKGSLSLHDLQLDYVRKQTSPPATVYTQVIESLPVLELPHPNPPLGKGRGQESLVSPLSKGGLRGVKPGSQSDSDLCVHGSLREEGSNSSPPSLAGKGVGGLGLLHNRLLNAYTQKYPDSWHSLENDGYIFQNLAHHLIQAGRPTELQQLLFDFRWLQAKLENSNINELIADYNLLPEDANLQLLQRTLLLSGHVLAEDKTQLAGQLWGRLQCFAASEIQELLQQAKENKTTRLRPLTASLTTPDGNLIRTLTGHTSRVNAIVSSVMASAFSVVKAIAFSVDGKYLISGSGDKTLKVWDWQTGVEVRTIPGHTNSVNAIAFSVDGKYLISGSNDTTIKVWDWQTRVEVRTLIGHSAGVLVIAFSVDGKYLISGSRDNTLKVWDWQTGVEVRTIPGHSSDVNAIALSVDGKYLVSGSSDTTIKVWDWQTGVEVRTIPGHNYKVNAIAFSADGKYLISGSFDFTLKVWDWQTGVEVRTLTGHTNSVNAIAFSVDGKYLISGSNDSTLKVWDWQTGVEVRTLTGHSSGVNEIAFSVDGKYLISGSSDSTLKVWDWQNRVEERTLSGHTSYVNEIAFSVDGKYLISGSSDSTLKVWDWQSGVEVRTLTGHSSGVNAIAFSVDGKYLISGSSDFTLKVWDWQSGVEVRTLTGHSSGVNAIALSPNGKYLISGSNDSTLKVWDWQSGVEVRTLTGHSSGVIAIAFSVDGKYLISGSRDKTLKVWDWQTGVEVRTLTGHSSDVIAIALSPDGKYLISGSWDKTLKVWDWQTGGVIVSFTGESTISCFAVASDRLTIVAGEQLGRVHFLQLEGA, encoded by the coding sequence GTGTTAGCTGATACTAATCAACCTGTGGCTATCACTGCTAAAAATCGCCATGTGGGGGTGCAAGGTATGGGCGGAATTGGCAAAACAGTATTAGCTACGGCATTAGCGCGGGATGAAGAAGTCAGACAAGCGTTTCCTGATGGGGTAATTTGGATAACATTCGGACAAACACCGCAAATTTTAACTTTGCAATCGGATGTAGTGAAAGCGCTGGGGGATAAGCAAGCATCGTTTACCGAGATTAATTCGGGAAAAACGCAGTTGCGAAAGTTGTTGACGGGTAAAAGTTGTTTGCTGATTTTGGATGATGTCTGGAATTTAAACGACGCAAGCGCGTTTGACGTGTTAGAAAAACCTTGCCAGATGTTAATTACTACCCGTGATGCGGGGATAATTACAGGGTTGGGAGGTGAAGAATATCAGCTTTCAATTTTAAATGAACAACAGGCTTTAGCTTTGTTGGCAGATTGGGCAAATCAAGCTGTAGAGACGTTACCACCGACAGCACAAGAGGTAGCGCATGAATGTGGGTATTTGCCATTAGCATTGTCAATGGTGGGAGCGATGATGCGGGGGAAACCGACAAATCGCTGGCAGAATATATTAGAAAAGCTGCGTTGTGCAGACTTAGAGAAGATTCGTCAACAGTTTCCAGATTACCCTTATCCCGATTTACTCAAAGCAATTCAGGTAAGTGTGGAAGCGTTGGAACCAGAAGAGAGAGAAAGATATTTAGATTTTGCTGTCTTTGCTGAAGATACAGCGATACCGGAAGCAGTTTTGCAGACTTTTTGGGAACCGTTGGGGTTGGATGAGTTTGACACCCAAGATGTAATTGATAAGTTGGTGAGCAAGTCTCTGATGTCGCGGGATGAAAAGGGAAGTTTGAGTTTGCATGACTTGCAGCTTGATTATGTCAGAAAACAGACCTCTCCCCCAGCTACGGTGTACACACAAGTTATCGAATCACTACCAGTTCTCGAATTACCCCACCCTAACCCTCCCCTTGGAAAGGGGAGGGGACAAGAATCTCTTGTTTCCCCCCTTTCTAAGGGGGGATTAAGGGGGGTAAAACCCGGATCTCAAAGTGACTCCGATTTGTGTGTACACGGTAGCCTGCGAGAGGAGGGGAGCAATTCTTCTCCCCCTTCCCTCGCAGGGAAGGGGGTTGGGGGGTTAGGTCTCCTCCACAATCGCCTATTAAACGCTTACACTCAAAAATACCCCGATAGCTGGCATAGCTTAGAGAATGACGGCTACATCTTCCAAAATTTAGCACATCATTTAATTCAAGCAGGACGCCCAACCGAGTTACAACAGTTATTATTTGACTTTCGCTGGTTGCAAGCGAAGTTAGAGAACAGCAACATCAATGAATTAATTGCAGATTATAACTTATTACCCGAAGATGCGAATTTGCAATTGCTGCAACGGACGTTATTACTGTCAGGACATGTTCTCGCTGAAGATAAAACACAGCTAGCAGGGCAATTATGGGGACGTTTGCAATGTTTTGCAGCGTCGGAGATTCAAGAATTATTGCAACAAGCAAAGGAGAATAAAACTACTCGGTTGCGTCCTTTGACAGCTAGCTTAACTACCCCAGATGGAAACTTAATCAGAACCTTAACTGGTCATACTTCCAGAGTTAATGCGATCGTTTCTTCAGTTATGGCGAGCGCTTTTTCAGTTGTTAAGGCGATCGCTTTTTCAGTAGATGGCAAATACCTCATTTCTGGTTCAGGTGACAAGACACTCAAAGTCTGGGATTGGCAAACAGGGGTGGAAGTGCGTACTATACCGGGTCATACTAACAGTGTTAATGCGATCGCTTTTTCAGTTGATGGCAAATACCTCATTTCTGGTTCAAATGACACCACAATCAAAGTCTGGGATTGGCAAACTAGGGTGGAAGTGCGTACTTTAATTGGTCATAGTGCCGGTGTTTTAGTGATCGCTTTTTCAGTTGATGGCAAATACCTCATTTCTGGTTCCCGTGACAACACTCTCAAAGTCTGGGATTGGCAAACTGGGGTTGAAGTGCGTACTATACCGGGTCATAGTTCCGATGTTAATGCGATCGCTTTATCAGTTGATGGCAAATACCTGGTTTCTGGTTCATCTGACACCACAATCAAAGTCTGGGATTGGCAAACAGGGGTTGAAGTGCGTACTATACCGGGTCATAATTACAAAGTTAATGCGATCGCTTTTTCAGCAGATGGCAAATACCTCATTTCTGGTTCATTTGACTTTACACTCAAAGTCTGGGATTGGCAAACTGGGGTTGAAGTGCGTACTTTAACTGGTCATACTAACAGTGTTAATGCAATCGCTTTTTCAGTAGATGGCAAATACCTAATTTCTGGTTCAAATGACTCCACACTCAAAGTCTGGGATTGGCAAACAGGGGTGGAAGTGCGTACTTTAACTGGTCATAGTTCCGGTGTTAATGAGATCGCTTTTTCAGTAGATGGCAAATACCTCATTTCTGGTTCATCTGACTCCACACTCAAAGTCTGGGACTGGCAAAATAGGGTTGAAGAGCGTACCTTAAGTGGTCATACTTCCTATGTTAATGAGATCGCTTTTTCAGTAGATGGCAAATACCTCATTTCTGGTTCATCTGACTCCACACTCAAAGTCTGGGATTGGCAAAGTGGGGTTGAAGTGCGTACTTTAACTGGTCATAGTTCCGGTGTTAATGCGATCGCTTTTTCAGTAGATGGCAAATACCTCATTTCTGGTTCATCTGACTTTACACTCAAAGTCTGGGATTGGCAAAGTGGGGTTGAAGTGCGTACTTTAACTGGTCATAGTTCCGGTGTTAATGCGATCGCTTTATCACCAAATGGCAAATACCTCATTTCTGGTTCAAATGACTCCACACTCAAAGTCTGGGATTGGCAAAGTGGGGTTGAAGTGCGTACTTTAACTGGTCATAGTTCCGGTGTTATTGCGATCGCTTTTTCAGTTGATGGCAAATACCTCATTTCTGGTTCCCGTGACAAGACACTCAAAGTCTGGGATTGGCAAACTGGGGTTGAAGTGCGTACTTTAACTGGTCATAGTTCCGATGTTATTGCGATCGCTTTATCACCAGATGGCAAGTACCTCATTTCTGGTTCCTGGGACAAGACACTCAAAGTCTGGGATTGGCAAACTGGGGGAGTAATTGTTAGTTTCACAGGGGAAAGTACAATAAGCTGCTTTGCTGTTGCAAGCGATCGCCTGACAATTGTCGCTGGAGAACAATTAGGACGAGTGCATTTTTTGCAATTAGAGGGCGCCTGA